A genomic region of Ornithorhynchus anatinus isolate Pmale09 chromosome 7, mOrnAna1.pri.v4, whole genome shotgun sequence contains the following coding sequences:
- the TAF11 gene encoding transcription initiation factor TFIID subunit 11 — protein sequence MEAGRRSPPQERARGQTPAEPATPPDPSAAPAPAPEQPQPEAPREQRQLKNEDGSELAAAGGEDASLETPAAKKMKIEPKEKKDKKHKVDEDEIQKMQILVSSFSEEQLNRYEMYRRSAFPKAAIKRLIQSITGTSVSQNVVIAMSGISKVFVGEVVEEALDVCEKWGELPPLQPKHMREAVRRLKSRGQIPNSKHKKIIFH from the exons atggagGCGGGCCGCCGGTCCCCGCCGCAGGAGCGGGCCCGGGGACAGACCCCCGCTGAGCCCGCCACACCCCCAGACCcctccgcggcccccgcccccgcccccgaacAGCCGCAGCCGGAGGCGCCCCGGGAGCAGCGGCAG CTAAAGAACGAGGACGGGTCAGAATTAGCCGCAGCCGGCGGGGAGGACGCTTCCCTCGAGACTCCCGCGGCCAAGAAGATGAAGATAGAGCCCAAAGAGAAGAAAGACAAAAAGCACAAAGTCGATGAAGACGAGATTCAGAAAATGCA GATCCTCGTTTCTTCCTTCTCCGAGGAGCAGCTAAACCGCTATGAAATGTACCGCCGGTCAGCATTCCCCAAAGCAGCCATTAAGCGG tTAATCCAGTCCATCACCGGGACGTCCGTCTCTCAGAACGTCGTCATTGCCATGTCAGGCATATCCAAAGTCTTTGtcggggaggtggtagaggaag CCCTGGATGTCtgtgagaaatggggagaactgCCTCCGCTCCAGCCCAAACACATGCGGGAGGCCGTGCGGAGGCTCAAGTCCCGGGGGCAGATCCCCAACTCCAAACACAAAAAGATcatcttccactga